A stretch of Arachis hypogaea cultivar Tifrunner chromosome 15, arahy.Tifrunner.gnm2.J5K5, whole genome shotgun sequence DNA encodes these proteins:
- the LOC112746859 gene encoding uncharacterized protein, whose translation MEFGHRWKTWVKECVSTVTMSVLVNGLPFKPFEMERGLRQGDLLSPFLFVLMVDILHRMLGEAVRKGRITPLLVGGDRIELSHLQFANDTILFYPLETETIVNYKRLLRCFELISGLSINFDKSNLIPMNCEQEWVDHVCSLLGCNQADLPVRYLGVPLGANVHLVKTWKPIIDKAPKKVGGLGVGDAVLRNTALLFKCKSNSTGKRRALKRHLQLNVKEQRVKAKMISGLTMEIGNERRTLFWKDNWVQGGPLKASFPRLSSISNQQGSVIRDCGFWDGLDWIWNFQWRRELFQCELELVHHLHERLRPVKLSTGREDNVV comes from the exons ATGGAATTCGGCCACAGATGGAAGACTTGGGTGAAGGAGTGTGTCAGTACAGTCACTATGTCAGTCCTGGTTAACGGGTTGCCTTTCAAACCGTTCGAAATGGAGAGAGGCCTAAGACAAGGAGATCTTCTGTCTCCTTTTCTGTTTGTGCTTATGGTCGATATTTTGCATAGGATGTTGGGGGAAGCCGTCAGGAAGGGACGAATCACTCCGCTACTGGTCGGAGGAGATCGTATCGAATTGTCACATCTACAATTTGCAAATGATACTATATTATTTTATCCTCTAGAGACAGAGACAATTGTGAATTATAAGAGGCTGTTGCGGTGTTTTGAGCTGATATCTGGATTGAGCATCAATTTTGATAAGTCGAATTTGATTCCGATGAATTGTGAGCAGGAATGGGTAGATCATGTGTGTAGCTTACTAGGGTGCAATCAAGCAGACTTACCTGTGAGGTACCTCGGGGTCCCATTAGGCGCAAATGTGCACCTGGTGAAGACTTGGAAACCAATCATAGATAAG GCCCCGAAAAAGGTTGGGGGTTTGGGAGTTGGGGATGCAGTTCTTAGGAACACTGCCCTGTTGTTTAAGTG CAAATCAAACTCTACCGGTAAAAGGAGGGCCCTGAAAAGACATCTACAGTTGAATGTAAAAGAGCAGAGGGTGAAGGCAAAAATGATTAGTGGCCTGACAATGGAAATAGGAAATGAAAGAAGAACACTATTCTGGAAAGATAACTGGGTTCAAGGTGGTCCCCTGAAAGCGAGTTTTCCAAGGCTCTCCTCTATTTCAAACCAGCAGGGATCTGTGATTAgggattgtggattttgggaCGGGTTAGATTGGATTTGGAACTTTCAGTGGAGGAGAGAGCTGTTCCAATGTGAATTGGAACTTGTCCATCATCTTCATGAGAGATTAAGGCCAGTAAAGCTATCAACTGGTAGAGAGGATAATGTTGTTTGA
- the LOC112747307 gene encoding uncharacterized protein, with protein MEKKSHQCRMMDRHQTQKKPRVLCLHGFRTSGEILNKLVSRWPQSVTQKLDLVFLDAKFPAQGKSDVEAIFDPPYFEWFQANQDFSEYMNFEECLAYVEDFMVENGPFDGLLGFSQGAILAAALPGMQAQGIALGKVKNKIKFLILISGAKFGGNKFGAPKLASNAFSKPIDIPSIHFIGETDFMKQESTELGEAFLDPVVIHHPRGHTVPRLDDKSVETVLGFIEKIN; from the exons ATGGAAAAGAAGTCGCATCAGTGTCGAATGATGGACAGACATCAAACCCAGAAAAAACCCAGAGTCCTCTGCCTCCACGGGTTCAGGACCAGCGGTGAAATCCTCAACAAACTTGTTTCACGATGGCCCCAATCTGTAACACAAAAGCTGGACCTCGTTTTCCTCGATGCAAAGTTCCCAGCACAAGGAAAATCAGATGTTGAAGCCATTTTTGATCCTCCTTACTTTGAATGGTTCCAAGCCAACCAG GATTTCTCGGAGTACATGAACTTCGAAGAATGCTTAGCATACGTTGAAGATTTCATGGTGGAAAATGGTCCTTTTGATGGCTTACTTGGATTCTCTCAG GGCGCAATTTTGGCGGCAGCATTGCCTGGAATGCAGGCTCAG GGTATAGCACTTGGGAAGGTAAAGAACAAGATCAAGTTCTTGATTTTGATATCAGGAGCCAAGTTTGGTGGAAACAAGTTTGGAGCTCCTAAACTAGCTTCTAATGCATTCTCAAAACCAATTGATATACCCTCTATCCACTTTATAG GGGAAACGGATTTCATGAAGCAGGAGAGCACTGAATTGGGGGAGGCATTCTTGGATCCTGTTGTGATTCATCACCCAAGAGGCCACACTGTTCCCAGACTTG ATGATAAGAGTGTTGAAACTGTGCTCGGTTTCATTGAGAAGATTAATTAA
- the LOC112747308 gene encoding uncharacterized protein, protein MEDNENQQRKPRVLCFHGYRTSGKILKKSIMSRWPEIVTQKLQLVFLDGKFPAHSKSAVAGVSDPPYYEWFRTNEDLSLVSNFEECVAYIEDYMVKNGPFDGLLGFSQGALVASALPGMQAQGVALAKVEKIKFLILISGAKFGGNKYEMPKLASNAFSDPIDCLSLHFIGESDFQKPESIALLQAFRDPIVIRHPRGHTIPKLDDKSLEIMVGFIENIKRIPMVVSDRRVGPLSLL, encoded by the exons ATGGAAGATAATGAAAACCAACAACGAAAACCCAGAGTCCTTTGCTTCCATGGATACAGGACCAGTGGTAAAATCCTCAAGAAATCAATAATGTCACGGTGGCCAGAAATTGTAACACAAAAGCTGCAACTTGTGTTCCTCGATGGCAAGTTTCCAGCACATTCAAAATCCGCAGTCGCTGGTGTTTCCGATCCTCCTTACTATGAATGGTTTCGAACCAACGAG GATCTTTCACTGGTCAGCAACTTCGAAGAATGTGTAGCATACATTGAAGATTACATGGTAAAGAATGGCCCTTTTGATGGTTTACTTGGATTCTCTCAG GGCGCACTTGTAGCTTCTGCTTTGCCTGGAATGCAAGCTCAG GGAGTAGCACTTGCGAAGGTAGAGAAGATCAAGTTTTTGATTTTGATATCAGGAGCCAAGTTTGGTGGAAACAAGTATGAAATGCCTAAACTGGCTTCCAATGCATTTTCAGATCCAATTGATTGCCTATCTCTCCACTTTATAG GCGAATCGGATTTCCAGAAACCAGAGAGCATAGCTTTGCTTCAAGCATTTAGAGACCCTATTGTCATTCGTCATCCAAGAGGCCACACAATCCCCAAACTTG ATGATAAGAGTCTTGAAATTATGGTAGGTTTCATTGAGAATATTAAGAGGATTCCTATGGTAGTGAGTGACCGTCGCGTTGGCCCATTGTCACTTCTCTGA